In Oryza sativa Japonica Group chromosome 2, ASM3414082v1, the following are encoded in one genomic region:
- the LOC4330084 gene encoding uncharacterized protein, with the protein MSAASSSGAGGALINDVLTDDVLRAVLARLVPEAERDAFGLVCRRWLRIQSSDRRRLRARAGPAMLRRLAARFPGILELDLSQSPSRSFYPGVIDDDLDVVAGGFRNLRVLALQNCKGVTDVGMAKIGDRLPSLQSIDVSHCRKLSDKGLKAVLLGCQNLRQLVIAGCRLITDNLLIALSKSCIHLEDLVAAGCNNITDAGISGLADGCHKMKSLDMSKCNKVGDPGVCKFAEVSSSSLVSLKLLDCNKVGDKSIHALAKFCHNLETLVIGGCRDVTDASIEALAFACYSRLKCLRMDWCLKITDSSLRSLLSNCKLLVAIDVGCCDQITDAAFQDMDANGFQSALRLLKISSCVRITVAGVRNVIESCMALEHLDVRSCPQVTRQSCEQAGLQFPGSCKVNFEGSLSESDPSVAIFF; encoded by the exons ATGTCGGCGGCATCgtcgagcggcgccggcggcgccctcaTCAACGACGTGCTCACCGACGACGTGCTCCGCGCGGTGCTGGCGCGGCTGGTGCCCGAGGCGGAGCGGGACGCGTTCGGGCTCGTGTGCCGCCGCTGGCTCCGGATCCAGAGCTCCGATCGGCGgcgcctgcgcgcgcgcgccggcccgGCCATGCTGCGCCGCCTCGCTGCGCGCTTCCCCGGGATCCTCGAGCTGGACCTCTCCCAGTCGCCGTCCCGCTCGTTCTACCCCGGCGTCATCGACGACGACCTGGACGTCGTCGCCGGGGGCTTCCGCAATCTGCGCGTCCTCGCTCTGCAGAATTGCAAAG GTGTAACTGATGTTGGAATGGCAAAAATAGGAGATAGACTGCCCTCTCTGCAATCCATAGATGTTTCCCACTGCAGAAAGCTTAGTGACAAAGGTCTAAAGGCAGTTTTACTGGGGTGTCAAAACTTGAGGCAGCTGGTCATTGCTGGTTGCAGATTAATAACTGATAATTTGTTGATTGCTCTATCAAAAAGTTGCATACATTTGGAAGATCTTGTGGCTGCAGGATGTAACAACATAACAGATGCAGGGATCTCAGGTCTAGCTGATGGTTGTCACAAGATGAAGTCACTAGACATGAGCAAATGCAATAAAGTCGGGGATCCTGGAGTCTGTAAATTTGCTGAGGTCTCTTCATCGTCATTGGTATCATTAAAACTGTTGGATTGCAACAAAGTGGGTGATAAGTCCATACATGCACTAGCTAAGTTCTGCCATAACCTGGAGACACTCGTCATTGGTGGATGTCGTGATGTTACTGATGCGTCCATAGAAGCACTGGCTTTTGCCTGCTATAGCAGACTAAAGTGCTTAAGAATGGATTGGTGCTTGAAGATAACAGACTCCTCACTGAGAAGTCTATTGTCTAACTGTAAACTTCTTGTGGCTATTGATGTGGGGTGCTGTGACCAAATTACAGATGCAGCATTTCAGGATATGGATGCAAATGGATTTCAATCTGCACTGAGACTTCTGAAGATCAGCAGCTGTGTTAGGATCACAGTTGCAGGAGTCAGGAATGTGATCGAATCCTGTATGGCCCTTGAGCACCTAGATGTTCGGTCATGCCCTCAGGTCACAAGGCAGAGCTGTGAGCAAGCTGGGCTGCAATTTCCTGGTAGCTGCAAGGTAAACTTTGAAGGCAGCTTATCTGAGTCTGATCCATCTGTTGCTATATTCTTTTAG
- the LOC4330085 gene encoding GEM-like protein 4 has protein sequence MTKSSCAHVVGVPVTSKAYAIEEATTARDGGKKVDGDRLAVSLTHPSPYTSFGYKHSSKLQVIHWVNKLGRRAQGFRDHVTLGPKLSETVRGKLSLGARILQAGGVERVFRQAFSAEKGERLVKALQCYLYTTGGPIAGMLFVSNRKIAFRSDRSLAVTSPAGDVVARVPYKVVVPLRRIKRVRPSENADKPEQKYIHVATVDGFEFWFMGFVSYQRCCKYMQQVISEL, from the exons ATGACGAAGTCGAGCTGCGCCCATGTGGTCGGAGTGCCCGTCACCTCCAAGGCGTACGCCatcgaggaggcgacgacggcgagggacGGTGGCAAgaaggtcgacggcgaccgCCTCGCCGTCTCGTTGACGCACCCGAGCCCGTACACGTCTTTCGGCTACAAGCACA GCAGTAAGCTCCAGGTGATCCACTGGGTGAACAAGCTGGGCAGACGGGCTCAGGGTTTCAGGGATCATG TGACCTTGGGGCCGAAGCTGTCGGAGACGGTGAGGGGGAAGCTGAGCCTGGGCGCGAGGATCCTGCaggccggcggcgtggagcgcGTGTTCCGGCAGGCCTTCTCGGCGGAGAAGGGAGAGCGGCTGGTGAAGGCCCTCCAGTGCTACCTCTACACCACCGGCGGCCCCATCGCCGGGATGCTCTTCGTCTCCAACCGCAAGATCGCCTTCCGCAGCGACCGGTCACTCGCCGTCACCTCCCCGGCTGGCGACGTCGTCGCCCGGGTGCCCTACAAGGTGGTGGTGCCCCTGAGGAGGATCAAGAGGGTGCGGCCGAGCGAGAACGCCGACAAGCCGGAGCAGAAGTACATACACGTGGCCACCGTCGACGGGTTCGAGTTCTGGTTCATGGGATTCGTGAGCTACCAGAGATGCTGCAAGTACATGCAGCAGGTGATCTCAGAGCTGTAA
- the LOC4330086 gene encoding putative GEM-like protein 8: MEGSTSQDHVIGIPVSNTAYGIEEPDFAAEETTTPDHAGFVVGSFQFNNDANSPTTTTTTTDRASKYGRKGDKIAQGIKEHVTLGPKLSETVKGKLTLGARILQAGGVEKVFRQWFSVDKNEKLLRASQCYLSTTAGPIAGMLFVSTERVAFRSDRPLAVSAPGGDKVRVPYKVTIPLRKVKAAKPSENKHKPEQKYIEVVTNDGFEFWFMGFVSYHRSLHHLEQAVAQARR, translated from the exons ATGGAGGGGTCAACGAGTCAAGACCATGTGATTGGGATCCCGGTGAGCAACACCGCCTATGGCATAGAGGAGCCGGACTTCGCAGCGGAGGAGACGACCACCCCTGATCATGCCGGTTTCGTTGTTGGTTCCTTCCAATTCAACAACG ATGCGAAtagcccgacgacgacgacgacgacaaccgaTCGGGCGAGCAAATATGGCAGGAAGGGGGACAAGATTGCACAGGGCATCAAAGAACATG TGACCCTCGGGCCGAAGCTATCGGAAACGGTCAAGGGGAAGCTCACGCTGGGCGCCCGGATCCTCCaggccggcggcgtggagaAGGTGTTCCGGCAGTGGTTCTCCGTGGACAAGAACGAGAAGCTGCTCAGGGCGTCGCAGTGCTACCTGTCGACGACGGCCGGGCCGATCGCCGGCATGCTGTTCGTGTCGACGGAGCGGGTCGCGTTCCGCAGCGACCGGCCGCTGGCGGTGTCCGCCCCGGGCGGCGACAAGGTGCGCGTCCCGTACAAGGTGACCATCCCGCTGCGGAAGGTGAAGGCCGCCAAGCCGAGCGAGAACAAGCACAAGCCCGAGCAGAAGTACATCGAGGTCGTCACCAACGACGGCTTCGAGTTCTGGTTCATGGGCTTCGTCAGCTACCACCGCTCGCTGCACCACCTGGAGCAGGCCGTCGCGCAGGCGCGGCGATGA